A genomic window from Fusarium verticillioides 7600 chromosome 5, whole genome shotgun sequence includes:
- a CDS encoding cutinase, whose protein sequence is MKFTAILSLFAAASVALPTSSPLSEREVLAELEKRQSGSITRDDLSNGASSACPPVIFIYARGSTELGNLGTLGPRVASVLESNYGSNGVWIQGVGGAYRATLGDNALPRGTSSAAIREMIGLFNLANSKCPSAKIVAGGYSQGAALAAASIEDLSTSVRNKVVGTVLFGYTKNLQNLGRIPNYPRERTLVFCNFGDLVCTGSLIVAAPHLAYQSDASGPAPQFLIQRVAATSI, encoded by the exons atgaagttcacCGCCATCCTCTCACTCTTCGCCGCTGCGTCTGTCGCTCTGCCTACTTCCAGCCCTCTCTCTGAGCGTGAAGTTCTTGCCGAGCTCGAGAAACGTCAATCCGGAAGCATCACTCGCGATGATCTTTCCAACGGCGCTTCATCTGCTTGTCCCCCTGTTATTTTCATCTACGCTCGCGGTTCCACTGAGCTTGGAAACTTG GGAACACTTGGTCCTCGTGTTGCCTCTGTGCTTGAGAGCAACTACGGTAGCAACGGAGTCTGGATCCAAGGA GTTGGTGGAGCATACCGTGCTACCCTCGGAGACAACGCCCTTCCTCGAGGAACCTCTTCGGCAGCCATCAGAGAGATGATCGGGCTGTTCAACCTTGCAAACTCAAAGTGCCCTTCTGCCAAGATTGTTGCCGGAGGGTACAGTCAAGgcgctgctcttgctgcagCCAGCATTGAGGATCTCAGCACTTCTGTCCGCAACAAGGTCGTCGGCACCGTCCTGTTCGGATACACCAAGAACCTGCAGAATCTTGGTCGCATTCCAAACTACCCACGAGAGCGAACCCTCGTTTTCTGCAACTTCGGAGACTTGGTTTGCACTGGATCCTTGATTGTTGCTGCTCCTCATCTGGCTTATCAGTCTGATGCCTCTGGACCTGCACCCCAATTCCTCATCCAGCGCGTTGCTGCGACCTCTATCTAG